The following coding sequences are from one Triticum aestivum cultivar Chinese Spring chromosome 5A, IWGSC CS RefSeq v2.1, whole genome shotgun sequence window:
- the LOC123107186 gene encoding blue copper protein has protein sequence MASFSAALVALLVASCAAAAAATTFDVGDGHGWQTGLDYTTWTSDKTFAVGDTLVFNYTSKAHTVTEVNKSGYDACSGGNSLSNDDSGATTITLTTPGVHYFICDVAGHCAGGMKLAVTVTVAGGSTTGGTIPAGAAGASLVPAMSAIVVAAAAGALVPLALFC, from the exons ATGGCGTCCTTCTCTGCCGCTCTCGTCGCGCTGCTGGTCGCCAGCTGCGCCGCGGCGGCCGCGGCCACGACGTTCGACGTCGGCGACGGGCACGGCTGGCAGACCGGCCTCGACTACACGACCTGGACGTCCGACAAGACGTTCGCGGTCGGCGACACGCTAG TGTTCAACTACACGAGCAAGGCGCACACGGTGACGGAGGTGAACAAGAGCGGCTACGACGCCTGCTCGGGCGGCAACTCGCTGAGCAACGACGACAGCGGCGCCACCACCATCACGCTCACCACACCCGGCGTGCACTACTTCATCTGCGACGTCGCCGGCCACTGCGCCGGCGGCATGAAGCTCGCCGTCACCGTCACGGTCGCGGGGGGCTCCACGACGGGAGGTACgatccccgccggcgccgccggggCATCCCTCGTGCCGGCGATGAGCGCCAtcgttgtcgccgccgccgccggggctcTGGTCCCGCTCGCGCTGTTCTGTTGA